The region GTATGGCATCTCGGCCTTTAAGGCGTGCTTGATGTCATCTACGTAGGTGATGCGACTTTCCGTCTCTAGATCGTCAAACTTGACCCATTGTGCTTCCTCGTAATCTGGGGGAGGGTCAAAGTCGTGCCGTCGATTCCCGGTCAGTAGTTTTGGGGCGACTCGTGCAAAGGATATGTAGTGGCCGCTCTGGAGGGAGTCGCCTCGGTGGCATACGACGGATTGCAAAACGAGTTTATACTCGGTGCTGAGCCCGTAAAGGTCTTCCTCGAGCTTAGGGCCACCTGCGAGCATGAAATGCGGTAGTCGGAGACTGGAGGGAATGTCGATGAAAGTGTTGTGCCGTTTTGGCTGTCCGGACTCCGTCATGGCGTAGCGTTTGAGACAGATACCAACCACAGGTTTCTGATCGAAATTCAAGGCTACTTCAGAGTCGCTTCTAGGCTCGTTAGGCGTCAGAGCATGCCAGGCTGCGAAAAACATCAGTGTGTGATTTCCTCAAAAATGGAAATTGTGAGGGGAGGTTTACGAATGAGCCGGAAGAATTGCCATGCGGGAATTGTGACGGCCTTGACCACAGTCGAGCCTTTGCGCCTCGCTCGTTTCTTCATGACACCGTCCCCAGTACCAGTTGGTCGGCCATCTTCGTCCACGATTACACGCTGAATAACACTAGTAGACCGCGTACGCACGCTTGGGCGAGTAGGCGTTGTTCCCTCTGTGCTTTGGGTCTCCTGTGAGGGCCCATCTTGAGAATGGACTTGATGAATGCTTTGTGACGCTGACGCCTGAGAAATGCTTCGTTCCATTGGGTTGCCAAATGATTGTTGCGATGGCGtaaggtcaactggtgagGCGGCCAGAGACGATAcgcctccttcttctgaTCGAATTAACCTGACAGTGGTCTGGCTCGGGAGCGGCGACCCATCGCCTCTATCATCTATGCTTcccttctttgcttcttcatgATCTCGTAAAACATCGACTCTGGCATTAAAGTACTCCTCCAGACAATCTTCAAGCTTGATGCCCTTGCCTTCGGGGTCAGGCGGCACAGCTAGATTCAGTAATCGCTCGTACACTACTTTGTGGTCGTCTTTGTCGCCTTTACCTTGGTGGAATAGATCTACTTGTAAGGACAGAAGGGGAAGCTGTAAAGTTTCTGTGAGAAAAGCGAACGCTTCGGAGGTGTCTTGCTGTTCCAAGAGCTTGGCGTCAGTCCATCCACAATCGCTCAGTGTATCTTGGATTAACTTGGTCTTGATTAATTTTAGGTTAGCTGTCGGGTTGACTTTGTCTCTCGGCTAATGAGACTGCAGGGAAACGTACCAAATCGGTGCGAATCAGTTTGCCTGATCGCAGCAAATTGACCCAAATCCGCAGCAGTGTAACAAGTTTTAGCTTCGGGTCGTCTATGGGAAAGGTCGACTTGAGCATACACTCGAACGCATCGAGCttggcaaacatggcaaAAAGCAATGAATCTAAATAACATGTGACGTATTCTCGATTCTCAGCACCCAGCATGTGTACACTGGGATCGTACGGGACGATAACGCCTGAGGCGGATTTTTGTTCCAATGCGATGAACTCGGCCGTCTGCTGAGGGTCGCCATCGGCAATATTTGTCGACAAGATATCTTTAATATACTCGGTAGTAACATTTGGTATGTGTAATTTCTGTAGGCGATGCTGGACATCTTCAATCTGCAAGGATTGCCGTTAGTAGCGGTTTATATGAGGGGCATTGATGCCTCTCTCGTTCTGGCGGCGCAGTCCAACCTTGGTGGAATCTATCTCCTCCTCGCCGTTGTCCGGTTTCAAAGCCTGTTTCGAGCCGTCCATCTTGAACATGGCACGGAAAGCCTCTGCAGACAGGGGCCGAGTCTGGGTCCGGGCACCGGTTAGCAGGGAACAATTCGACTCTGGAAGGGTATCTTTGTGCTACTGCATGATGGTCGATGGCTTGAGCCCTCAACAAGCCCACTCACTCCTCTCGAGTCTCGAGGCGCGGagagaagaacattgaaggctgtCTGACTCTCGTGTGCTGCGGTGCTGCGTACCTTGTCCTTGTGTCCCGGCGGGACAGATTTGCTCCGGCGATGAGTGCCATTCTTGTCGCGCAGGCTGAGGAACTTTCGAGGGAACTCTTTCATGGTTGGAGGCTGTCGCGGAGGGGACTTGCGGCCAATCCCACGACCACGACAGCGAAGAGAGCGGCGGCGTCGGTCCGTAGGCGTGCGGGAGACTGGACGGTTTCGCTGGGGAGAAGCGATGGCCTCGCAGTGGTTTAGCGAGACAGTAATCGGATTCCAATTCCCATTTCAGCCTGCTGAGGAGGTATTTCGAAATTGTTGGGGCGCCTGCGCCGTCGACGTCGAGGTGCAACAATTGTACTTAGTAGTCAGGTGGGGTGACGATGCTCGGTATCAATAATCGGAGACTGTCTGTCGCTGGATAATGACGGGGGATGCGATAGGGAAAATAGCAAAAGTAGATAAACGGAATACTTGAGCAGAAGGGTATGGGATGAGTTAAGTGGAAGCTAGGAGGGAGGGATAACGTTCTGCCTGGATAGTTGTTGGAGACGTGGATACTGGAGGCAGTCAACTTTAAAGGCTGACGGGTTACATGTAGATGTCAAGTAGCTTTATTAGgtggagaagatgtcaagctctggtcaactggtgtgtCGATTTGAGACGGAAATGCTGACATGGAGGCGGCAGGTTTTGGGTAGagcaagtctggtcaagtggaAGTCTGGTACTTCGTACTGTAGATCTGGCGGggtcaacatttgaacattgaaccagactcgAATTGGCTTCGGAGTTCAGGCTTGAATGTGCCACATTTAACTCCAAGGACCAAAGCTCGACGTCCTGCATAGTCTTCCCTGATCTTGTTATCAACGTCATCCGGTCTCGACGTTCAACTAATTGGATTTCtcatcatgtctggtaccagactggCCAGACATGTGCGTGCTAAAGGGCGCGTCCAGCTGAACCTATCCCAagcttcaacatccagggtccaacagcaccaggTCCAATTACCACATCGAAACAGCAAATGTGCTAACCTTGTCCAGCAGGTACATAACTTTTCCAGACCAAACTGGGACATGGCAAGGCGAATTCATCCACCCATGCTGCCACGCAAACACAGTCACAGCCATTGCGTCAGGCACTCCAAAGTTCCCAGGCAAATTCGGTTGGCAGGCACACCATCTTGTGCTCTGCCAGGCTGCAAgaagaccagacccaacaAACAAGGCCGCCACCAGGCTCGCCACACTACGACGTTGGTCTCGGGAGCCTTCCAAGCTCCCGGCGGGACCTAGAACAAAGGAACATGGCACGAATGACCTCTTTTACGGCCGTTTTCTCTCCGCAACCGCTGCTGTGTCCCCCGATCTCCGGTGCCTAGCGGTGGGCTTCAAGTCACGTACCACCAGCACATGGCGTTGCACGAAGAAAGTGATGAATCCTACTTGGTGTAATTCCCCAGACGCGCGCAGTAACTGGTCATGCTCGTTTGACCCAAGGCCAAACGATGACATGCCAGCATCGAAATAGAACAGGCACCTAATAAAGTAGCTTGTTTCCGCTTGTTGTCAGTCCCTGGTGTTTACCCACTTGGCATCCTGGTGACACGCTGCCTGTCTGCTTTATATTGCTGCGTCATAGCCTGCGACGCCACCAAGTCGCAGATTTGTAGCTGTTTCCCGAACCGGCGGGCATTATTGTTTTTGATCGTGTTGCATACAGTACATCTAGGACGACATTATCTTATATTGATTCAATAATCACTGATAATATTCGCATCATTTTCGATGCCGTCCATCGTTTGTGAAGAGTCGCAGCAGTGTTTGCCATATGAAGGCTGGCTGTTAGCAAACCTTGTGCCAATGTGCCAGGGGCTACCTAGACAAAAATAATAGAGAAGTAATATGGTAAGGGACCATGCCATGTTATATATTACTCGTTTCAAACACAATTCCCTGAAACCAATATTACAGACGATTGCATGACAAACCATTTCTGGCTGCATCTTCCATGTTTCTGGGTTACCCTACAGGACGTGTGGTGAAGCAAAAACGCGGACAGCCACAGTCGTCCAGGAGCTGTGGCTGACAGTCAAGCCACCTCCAAGTAGGTGGAAATTTCCACACCAGAAGCCATTTGCTGCAACATCACAAGAGCTTCAAATCACAGCTCCCGGCTTCTCTTTATCCcacaatgtctggtgtgcgCGATGGTGCTCGCCTGGCGAGAACCCTGGGGCAAAGGAAGCTGCCTTTCAGATCACCGCCCTCTTGCGTGAGGAGATTCGCATCAGCCAGCGAGGCTAAAGCCCGCCAAAACGACCATTTGAGCGATCTGGagtcgacgacgacttttACGTCGCCCGCGCCGGACCAAACGTCAATTGATGCGTTCAATCAGGAAAATGCAGCCAACTCCAAAGAGAGGAGGCTCCCTGGGAACCGGTATGCAATATCATTGACTTGCGACAACCCGATCCATCCAGCCAGGAAACTGACAGTGTGAACAGATACCAATACCACCCTCCCAAGTATTATCGCGGTCCTCTACATCCCGTTCAGACACCGCCGGCGTCAGATCCCACCGCCAGAGACTTTGTCCCCGGCCCCTTTAGCTTTCCCCGACTCAAGCACACCTACGACAGCACAATCGCTCCCGACCTGTTAGCCATGACCTACCAGCACACGCCCCCTGACACCGTGCCGGCGGTCTCACAAAAGGGCAGCCTGCGACAATGGGACGACTCATCGCCTTATCACAAGAACAGACCTAACCGTGGGCCCCGTGGTGGTGGTTCATCAAGACTCGGGTTGCTTGAGCGCAAGATTGACTGGAACAACATCCCGGACATTGAAGCAGTCACGATCAACTCGTATGCTCCCGAGGCGGCGCAAAATAAGGAGTACCTACATGTTGCGCGTGCCGTGGTCCAAGCTATTAGCGGTGCGTACCCTGAAGTCACCACCGTCAAGCACCACGTTATCCAGTGGGGTGTCCGAAAGGGCGACAAGGCGGGCGCCAAGGTGACGCTTCGTGGTGGTGCTGCGTACGAGTTTGTCGACAAGTTGGTGACGCTGGTTCTGCCAAAGATCAAGGACTGGCCGGGTATCAAGGCTTCTACGGGCGATGATTCTGGTAACTTGGCGTTTGGCATGAAACCTGAGTGGATGGCGTATTTTCCAGAGATTGAGTTCAACTACGACGTAGGTTGACATCTTACCTGCTCTCATGTATTACAGCACACTGACATATATCGCAGATGTACCCCCCTAAGCTGGTGCCAGGATGCGACATTTTCATCCACACGACGGGCACATCTGACCGACAGGGTCGTCTGTTGATGGAGGCGTTGGGATTCCCATTCTACGGCAAGGCAACTCACTAAAACCGTTACCCAAACGAGTGTAGGAGACAAAGATTCGCAAAGGGAGTAGCATTCATGTGGCATAACATGTATAACATTGTGTATCATAAATAAATCCGGCTGCATATTTGGCAGCTAATTCTTTCCCACCCTGATCTATCCCCATCCGTGTAATCATTTCCCACCAACGCCGTAAACAATGTTCATCACACCATCCCCTAAGCGCCCTTAGCCTTCTCCCTCAAAGAACCGACAATCTCATCAATCGCCGCCATATCCTGCGCGTCAACTTTAGccccatcaccaacaccccTCTCCGCCAACTTCTCCACAAACAAATCCAGCGCAGGCTGATAATTCCTACACGCCGAGCTCAGCGCATAGATCGCCTTCCTCCTCACATCCTCCTTCTCGCCCGCCGCGCCGAGCGCCAACCCCACCAGCGTCGGCACGCCCGCCTCCCCAAAGGCCAACAGCCTCTCCTGCGTCTTTGCGTTGTTCTGCACCGCCGTGCCGACGCACCacgccgccatcttcttcatatCGCCCTCCTCGTGCTTCAGCTGCTCTAGAAGGGGCGTCCACAGCCCCAAGGTGGAGATGTTGTTTGCGTTGTCGAGCGACTCGATGAGCTGCTCGAAATTGTCCCAGGCGATGAGCTTGTTCTCCAGCGTGACTTCTGGGTCGGTGATGATTTCCATGGACGCCTTCATGAGGTCTGCTTCTGAGGGGCCGCCCATGAGAGCGGCGAGCAGGTCGGGCGTGAGCTGCGAGCGGTTGGGTTGGGCGTCGGCTGTGGCAGCGGCTTCGGGGTCGTTGCGGGTGACGTCGGAGTTTTCGACGGACCAGCGGAGGAGTTCTGCTAGACGGGGGTCTTGGGCTGCCATTTTTGTGATTGTTCGGTAGGAGGACGGAAATAGGGTTGGTTGGGTGTTGCTGAGGTGTGATTGgggtttgtggttgtgaggaTTGGAGGTTTGTGGTTATGCGGTTGATGGGTGTTTTGATGCTTGCTTGCATTTTTCATGGAAGCATGATGCCCATTCTGGAAGATTCATGAGGAAACTAGGCCTAATGCGGTTAGCGTGTCTTTGTTGAATATCGCTGAGGTGAGTTGTTCTCTGCTCGTATGAGGTATGGGGACTGATAATACTGTAGATATCCTCATTGGAGACCTTGCGCGATTGGATAGTCGTATCATTGTTATTCCCATGCCATTGGGCTGGGAAAAGAACAGAAATGCCCGATACTGCACATCCTCAGCAACGTGTGGTGAGGTACAAAGTCAAGTCTAGTTACCCCGCCATGCCCCTCGTCGTCATACGCAGATGCCATGCATTGTTTGTCACACAACTTTATTGTCTGCAAACTTTGAGGAGTCAATCATTAGGCTTGACAATTGAAGCCTAGACTCAGAATAGGAGCATTCGGAATTGTCAGATGAACAGCTGGGTGACAGATGTGGAGCGTGACTGTGGACGAATGGCTGGAGAACCAGCCGCCTGGATTTTGAACAGCTGCGGAATACGCGGAGCATCTATTTTGAGTCTGTTCTCCAAATTGTTGTCGAACTGCTATACAAAATGAACACTTGTGACACATACGGCCAAGTACTGTGCAATATGGCCCAATCTAGGCcgtgtactccgtaggcACGCACAACCCCAACGACAGGCAGCAACAAAGAtacatacctacctaggtagcaGATAGTTTTGGACCCGTTGCGTCATTACGTGTATCCCGCCTCCCTCAGTAATGCTGACGACACCCGCGCCCCTTTTTTCAGCGCCCCAGCAAAGCTTGACGTTCTGTCTCGGCGCACCCGCCCTGCCATTCGTTTAGCAAAATGGGAAGACGAAAGAACTTTTCTGCTGAGCATTTAGTCCCCCCGATGGGGAATAgtgctcttgctgctcttgcctTGGACACAGGGAATGGTCAGCCTCGCTGGCTGGCCGTTTGGTCAGGTGATGTAAACGTGTGAAACGGAGCGGAAACGGTCGGGTATGATTGAGATTGAATTGACGGTTATTCTAGAAGGTGCAGCATGTATTCTACTGTTGGTTGTTACCCGGTTGATTGGGCGGCTGATTTCATTTTTTACGACAGAACATTTAACAAGTCGGCCCTTTGCTCTCCCCAGACAATTATATATCCTTCGGCTTAATGTAATCCAACTTTACAATTCgattttcttggccaacgGTTAAGTCGGCAGAagcgtccatgtcttgcTCGTCTTTCATCCAACTTGTTCGAGGAGAATCTGAGTCTCTTACCCCACAGTCCACAGCCTGCAGTCCATTCAGGCTAAATGCAAGCCGCTCCCGCCAGCCAAACTCGTGCTTAAAACCATCCATACCTCATCTTTTCATATATTTTAATCTCCGGGTAAACAGATTACCCCAAACAATTGTCACGATCTGCTGGATAATTGCCCCAAGACGCCTGCGTTTGATAGGGGAAGATGGCCCAAGAGAAAAATTGTATATAAGACTGCTGATCTTCTAGTAATACAAAATGTAAACTCCTCCCGTGAAATCCAATTGCAGAATTGTGAGCATTGCATATACCTAAGTTGATACTGTCACAATGGGAGCCGATTCCGGTGCCAATATATACGATGCcgctcttcgtcgtcgccagGCTCTCATGGGAGCGAGCGGTCCGCTGGCCCTTGTCGAGAACCGAAGGGTATTTCTGATTGCGGCGTTTGCAACCATAGGCGGTGTATTGTACGGCTATAACCAGGGCATGttttctggtgttttggccaTGCCGTCGTTTCAGTCTCGTGAGTTTGCGCCTAGTGTCAAATGGTGACGTGGTGTTAATGTGTTAGACATGGGTGAATATGACCCTATTGATCCTAATgccgaccagaccaagaagggGTGGTTGACTTCGATTCTGGAACTTGGCGCTTGGTTGGGGACATTGCTGTCTGGGTTcctggctgaagctatttcTCGAAAATACGGTAtccttgttgctgtggtggtgtttgtgcTGGGTGTTGTTATCCAAGCTACTGCTATGAGTGCGGGATACCAGGCCATTCTTGCTGGCCGCTTCATCACGTACGTTGGCCGTCATCCTGTATGTTGACCTACTAACATGATATTGTGTAGTGGAATGGGCGTCGGGAGCTTGTCCATGATTGTGCCGATTTACAACTCGGAATGCGCACCTCCCGAGGTCCGTGGTGCTCTCGTTGCGCTTCAACAACTTGCCATTTGCTTTGGCATCATGATCAGTTTCTGGATAGACTAGTATGTTTCCCCTTAAAACTACTAACATCAGAAAGACTAAGACATGCTCGCAGTGGCACAAACTACATCGGCGGAACGACACTCGAGACACAAAGCAACGCATCTTGGCTTGTCCCTGTCTGTCTGCAAATCGGACCGGCGCTCATCCTTTTCGCAGGCATGCTCTTCATGCCTTTCTCGCCTCGCTGGCTCGTTCACCATAACCGCGAGGATGAGGCGCGGAGAGTGCTTGCGAATTTACGTGGTCTCCCGCAAAATCACGAGCTGGTTGAGCTCGAGTTTCTCGAGATCAAGGCGCAATCATTGTTCGAGAAGAGAACCGTGGCAGAACACTTTCCGCACTTGCAGGAACAAACGGCTTGGAATACCTTCAAGTTGCAGTTTGTGGCCATCAAGTCGCTGTTCCAGAGCAGGGGCATGTTTAAGCGAGTTGTGGTGGCCACAGTGACCATGTTCTTCCAGGTGAGTACATCTTCCTTGCGGGTATTCCAAATATTTGATATTGATGAATGTGGTAGCAATGGACCGGTATTAATGCCGTGCTGTACTATGCGcccaccatcttcaaacaGCTGGGTCTTAGTAGTAATACAACCTCTCTGCTGGCCACGGGCGTGgtcggcatcgtcatgcTCATCGCGACAATCCCTTCCGTGCTATGGATCGATCGAATTGGCCGAAAACCGATGCTTACAATTGGGGCGTTGGGAATGGGGGCCTGCCACATCATCATTGCTGGTATCTTTGGCAAGTATAGCAATGATTTCCCAGACAAccctgctgctggctgggctgcTGTCGCCATGGTCTGGCTTTTCGTCATTCATTTTGGTTACTCCTGGGGTCCTTGTGCGTGGATTATCGTGGCAGAAATTTGGCCATTGTCCTCTCGACCATATGGTGTTTCGTTGGGGGCTTCCAGCAATTGGATGTAAGTCATGTTGCATCATGCACTTCTGATGGACCCCTGAAGTCTAATGAGTCGGCAGGAACAACTTCATTGTTGGTCAGGTTACACCTGATATGCTTTCAAAAATTACGTACGGCACCTATATTCTCTTTGGCATCCTCACCTTTATGGGCGCTGGGTTCATCTGGTTCTTTGTCCCGGAGACAAAGCGCCTTACGCTGGAAGAAATGGTAAGACAAATGCTCAAAGGTGGCGAAACCCTTGTTTTGCTGACGAATGTGACAGGATGTTGTGTTTGGTTCCGAGGGCACAGCTCAGGCCGACTTTGAGAGAATGGAAGAGATCAATCGTGAAattggccttgttgctgtgATAAATGATTCGGCTTCGGGGACGTTGGATGCAAAGGATATGGTGGCGGAAAAAGGCGATGACTAAGTACGGAATTTGTTGATGCTTGATCCATCGGGAGGAGACAGGGAATGTCACCATTTGTTGAACAGGAACGAGAGGCGCCGGAGCTTGTTAGTTTTGCAGCCGTGATTTGCAGCCATTAGGCAATATTGAACAGGGTTATGATGCAGTTTCTGTCAGGGGTAGTGAAAACGACTTGAGGCAATCTCGGATATCTTATCTCACCGCCTTGAAGGGGTTTGGAGTATTCGGGACGGGGTATACTAGGGCAAAGAGCGCACCGACGAGAGGCTAGTGTGTGATTCAAGAAACGTTTGTTTCCAACTTGAGGATGTGATCTTGGTTGGATGAGTTGTGGAATCAAGTCGTGTAAGACGGTTTTTGCCGTTGAGCATAAACGGTGAGCTGAAACGGTGTTGCCTTGGTGGAGCGAGAGGTGAAGCATGTAGACGCAAGGCTGTGTGGCTTAGCAATGAAGTCATGCTGAACTTAGGAATCTTTGATGATCTCTCTCTGCGGATGCAACacctgtactccgtaagcAAGAAGATGTCAATGATTTTAACGTTTCAGGCAGTCGTCAAATGGATTTCATGTTGCGTTAGGCTCCCGTGAAACTGAGGGCATTTGACCTAGAATAATGCAGCATGCTCAGGGTTGGGCCTCTTTGGCCAAGAATAGACCGGAAACCTGCGCCAAAACCCCAGGTATCTTTAGGAATGCAA is a window of Pochonia chlamydosporia 170 chromosome 5, whole genome shotgun sequence DNA encoding:
- a CDS encoding ubiquitin C-terminal hydrolase family protein (similar to Verticillium alfalfae VaMs.102 XP_003008474.1) produces the protein MKEFPRKFLSLRDKNGTHRRSKSVPPGHKDKVRSTAAHESQTAFNVLLSAPRDSRGTRPLSAEAFRAMFKMDGSKQALKPDNGEEEIDSTKIEDVQHRLQKLHIPNVTTEYIKDILSTNIADGDPQQTAEFIALEQKSASGVIVPYDPSVHMLGAENREYVTCYLDSLLFAMFAKLDAFECMLKSTFPIDDPKLKLVTLLRIWVNLLRSGKLIRTDLTKLIQDTLSDCGWTDAKLLEQQDTSEAFAFLTETLQLPLLSLQVDLFHQGKGDKDDHKVVYERLLNLAVPPDPEGKGIKLEDCLEEYFNARVDVLRDHEEAKKGSIDDRGDGSPLPSQTTVRLIRSEEGGVSSLAASPVDLTPSQQSFGNPMERSISQASASQSIHQVHSQDGPSQETQSTEGTTPTRPSVRTRSTSVIQRVIVDEDGRPTGTGDGVMKKRARRKGSTVVKAVTIPAWQFFRLIPWHALTPNEPRSDSEVALNFDQKPVVGICLKRYAMTESGQPKRHNTFIDIPSSLRLPHFMLAGGPKLEEDLYGLSTEYKLVLQSVVCHRGDSLQSGHYISFARVAPKLLTGNRRHDFDPPPDYEEAQWVKFDDLETESRITYVDDIKHALKAEMPYLLFYQIVPMVDNMPRTSTDGTETNPPSYNESKKSLELTSDLSSSAFGRLTGNHREDLQAVDLGPRSKPPSIRLSAEIDRPRGTFDPSWVSSHTGSTPNASRRESMANTDSPGGMSPVITPSDESTASRLSRAASRFALGRQSRPQSQSGEGRISFSMTRLGGLMKSSKEPLNEPPANGLQISASNSTGPSDTSGKAPDSPVEEKHSLVPQPQPQKQKRGKSKDKTEKHKGDQPERECTVM
- a CDS encoding mitochondrial 54S ribosomal protein YmL7/YmL5 (similar to Nectria haematococca mpVI 77-13-4 XP_003050046.1); the protein is MSGVRDGARLARTLGQRKLPFRSPPSCVRRFASASEAKARQNDHLSDLESTTTFTSPAPDQTSIDAFNQENAANSKERRLPGNRYQYHPPKYYRGPLHPVQTPPASDPTARDFVPGPFSFPRLKHTYDSTIAPDLLAMTYQHTPPDTVPAVSQKGSLRQWDDSSPYHKNRPNRGPRGGGSSRLGLLERKIDWNNIPDIEAVTINSYAPEAAQNKEYLHVARAVVQAISGAYPEVTTVKHHVIQWGVRKGDKAGAKVTLRGGAAYEFVDKLVTLVLPKIKDWPGIKASTGDDSGNLAFGMKPEWMAYFPEIEFNYDMYPPKLVPGCDIFIHTTGTSDRQGRLLMEALGFPFYGKATH
- a CDS encoding Hsp70 nucleotide exchange factor (Fes1) (similar to Metarhizium acridum CQMa 102 XP_007811564.1), whose product is MAAQDPRLAELLRWSVENSDVTRNDPEAAATADAQPNRSQLTPDLLAALMGGPSEADLMKASMEIITDPEVTLENKLIAWDNFEQLIESLDNANNISTLGLWTPLLEQLKHEEGDMKKMAAWCVGTAVQNNAKTQERLLAFGEAGVPTLVGLALGAAGEKEDVRRKAIYALSSACRNYQPALDLFVEKLAERGVGDGAKVDAQDMAAIDEIVGSLREKAKGA
- a CDS encoding MFS monosaccharide transporter (similar to Neosartorya fischeri NRRL 181 XP_001258572.1), whose amino-acid sequence is MGADSGANIYDAALRRRQALMGASGPLALVENRRVFLIAAFATIGGVLYGYNQGMFSGVLAMPSFQSHMGEYDPIDPNADQTKKGWLTSILELGAWLGTLLSGFLAEAISRKYGILVAVVVFVLGVVIQATAMSAGYQAILAGRFITGMGVGSLSMIVPIYNSECAPPEVRGALVALQQLAICFGIMISFWIDYGTNYIGGTTLETQSNASWLVPVCLQIGPALILFAGMLFMPFSPRWLVHHNREDEARRVLANLRGLPQNHELVELEFLEIKAQSLFEKRTVAEHFPHLQEQTAWNTFKLQFVAIKSLFQSRGMFKRVVVATVTMFFQQWTGINAVLYYAPTIFKQLGLSSNTTSLLATGVVGIVMLIATIPSVLWIDRIGRKPMLTIGALGMGACHIIIAGIFGKYSNDFPDNPAAGWAAVAMVWLFVIHFGYSWGPCAWIIVAEIWPLSSRPYGVSLGASSNWMNNFIVGQVTPDMLSKITYGTYILFGILTFMGAGFIWFFVPETKRLTLEEMDVVFGSEGTAQADFERMEEINREIGLVAVINDSASGTLDAKDMVAEKGDD